The following proteins are encoded in a genomic region of Leptospira fainei serovar Hurstbridge str. BUT 6:
- a CDS encoding tetratricopeptide repeat protein produces the protein MKTRVRILFFLCLLAVAGLADAQQQELLRADTELFGVAGSINVEVLKDGKSVRITWEPPRETGEIIIARNPSVIDTPEKCYISDSLGKFPSGIANGVNQIYDYNLRPGTYYYAVVLSHHVRKKDLKLVPNRNFTTIPIVIEQSSSPPTSNSNPEDEKKKVLSDDARVTDIAVKREGKYLRVSWEPYRLGVAGETIYSIYRSAEPLSSLSLMRKAEKLAEVSHPENSFLDQDLNKSQTIYYGVTVKQGLKEVIPLIQNQSFIRQFYVYDQDKRKQPNEDNITKSEYSFEEMHVKDLNSTPVDVGIRLDWKAPENPDENTVYSIYQGTKPLSGGVATFLGGNIRKLGEVNHPETNVMVRMKPSKSTIYFGVTVRRGDKEDFTLSQDQSYVAIEGSANSNTVQDESPKENQPTISKDENKIVASDEELNKILKSTYWKNDYSEAIRQLAPFEQTDNQDVRGKAKFFTGLSYYRNGDYRKALRYFVQKEVKSYNPDRTEFWTKHCLAKISGGRH, from the coding sequence CCGATACGGAGCTATTCGGGGTGGCCGGATCGATTAACGTGGAAGTCCTTAAGGATGGAAAGTCCGTTAGAATTACTTGGGAACCGCCTCGGGAAACAGGAGAAATTATCATCGCAAGGAATCCAAGTGTCATCGATACTCCGGAAAAATGCTATATCTCGGACTCGTTAGGAAAATTCCCGAGCGGGATTGCCAACGGGGTAAATCAAATATATGATTATAATCTTCGACCTGGAACGTACTACTACGCCGTGGTTCTTTCCCACCATGTTCGAAAGAAGGATTTAAAACTAGTACCGAATCGAAATTTCACTACTATCCCGATAGTCATCGAGCAATCTTCCAGTCCGCCGACTTCCAATTCCAATCCTGAAGATGAAAAAAAGAAGGTACTCTCCGATGATGCGAGAGTGACCGACATCGCAGTCAAAAGAGAAGGAAAGTATCTTCGTGTTTCTTGGGAACCCTATAGGTTGGGTGTCGCGGGAGAAACGATTTATTCCATCTATAGATCGGCGGAGCCGCTTTCCAGTTTGAGCCTGATGCGTAAGGCTGAAAAGCTTGCGGAAGTTTCTCATCCCGAAAACTCGTTTCTGGATCAGGACTTAAACAAGTCTCAGACGATTTATTACGGCGTAACCGTTAAACAAGGATTGAAGGAAGTCATACCTTTAATCCAAAATCAATCTTTCATCCGACAATTTTACGTTTATGATCAAGATAAGCGAAAACAGCCCAACGAAGATAATATTACCAAATCTGAATATTCCTTTGAGGAAATGCACGTAAAGGACCTGAACTCCACGCCGGTGGATGTGGGAATTCGTCTGGATTGGAAGGCTCCTGAAAATCCTGACGAGAATACCGTTTACTCCATTTACCAAGGGACTAAGCCGCTTTCCGGAGGAGTTGCCACCTTTTTAGGCGGCAATATTCGCAAGTTAGGCGAGGTGAACCATCCTGAAACGAATGTGATGGTTAGAATGAAGCCGTCTAAGAGTACGATTTACTTCGGAGTTACGGTTAGGCGCGGCGACAAGGAAGATTTTACTCTTTCACAAGATCAGTCTTACGTTGCAATCGAGGGTTCTGCTAACTCGAATACCGTGCAGGACGAATCTCCGAAAGAAAACCAACCCACAATCTCGAAAGATGAAAATAAGATCGTTGCTTCGGATGAAGAATTAAATAAAATTCTAAAATCTACGTATTGGAAAAACGACTATTCGGAGGCGATTCGCCAGCTCGCCCCGTTTGAACAAACCGATAATCAAGACGTAAGAGGAAAGGCGAAATTCTTTACGGGGCTTTCTTATTATCGAAACGGGGATTATAGAAAAGCGCTAAGATACTTCGTGCAAAAAGAAGTAAAATCATATAATCCGGATCGAACCGAATTTTGGACAAAACATTGTCTGGCTAAGATTAGCGGAGGAAGGCATTGA
- a CDS encoding tetratricopeptide repeat protein gives MNRSIILVTGFLFICAGVLTGIYTAVIQDNEGNNRGVLEKIREGEEFLKHSNPKSAEKALDIFSELSAKEVAPQLAFRIKYDLGKALEKSNDKMLALGIYRELNQKDGLSREERAKVAYGLGNLLLMLNRDEEGKGHLEEVLRTSNDNKLRSNALSAIADYYMKKGNYDQSRKNYVLALQEDPENVKARVRWGKSLRKMGKDWSAYDVYEDYVQADAYFDRDKISVDSEFRSGLLEKGRQLYFRKQYYGAIESFKKALDLGVSERAREQAWYFIAESYDSIGKPDSALQYLNKILENADSAMDQAALFRKGTIYFRSGNYEKAASSFQEANDRNHDNALGRKAAAWKKESLDQIEDNLNYQDGDKAKAKPSKDSSSDADDWKY, from the coding sequence TTGAACCGTTCCATTATACTAGTAACTGGTTTTTTATTTATTTGTGCAGGTGTTTTAACCGGAATTTATACCGCCGTTATTCAGGATAACGAGGGAAACAATCGGGGAGTCCTTGAAAAAATTCGAGAAGGAGAGGAATTCCTAAAGCATTCCAATCCCAAATCTGCCGAAAAAGCTTTGGACATATTTTCGGAATTATCCGCTAAGGAAGTTGCCCCACAACTTGCGTTTCGGATCAAATACGATCTTGGAAAGGCTCTTGAAAAGAGTAACGATAAGATGCTCGCTCTCGGTATTTACCGAGAATTGAATCAAAAGGACGGACTTTCTCGGGAAGAACGCGCCAAGGTCGCATACGGTCTGGGTAATTTGCTGTTAATGCTTAATCGAGACGAAGAGGGTAAAGGACATTTGGAAGAGGTACTTAGAACCTCGAATGATAATAAACTTCGCTCAAACGCATTGTCGGCTATTGCAGACTATTATATGAAGAAGGGGAATTACGACCAATCGCGAAAGAACTACGTCTTGGCATTACAAGAGGATCCTGAAAACGTAAAGGCGAGAGTTCGATGGGGAAAATCATTACGAAAAATGGGTAAAGATTGGTCCGCGTACGACGTGTACGAGGATTACGTGCAAGCGGACGCCTATTTTGATCGAGATAAAATTTCGGTGGATTCGGAATTTCGCTCTGGGCTTCTGGAGAAAGGCAGACAGTTATATTTTAGAAAGCAATATTACGGGGCTATCGAGTCCTTTAAGAAAGCGCTGGATCTCGGCGTAAGCGAAAGAGCCAGAGAACAAGCATGGTATTTCATCGCAGAAAGCTACGATTCGATCGGGAAACCGGATTCGGCCCTACAGTATTTAAATAAGATTTTAGAAAATGCCGATTCCGCTATGGATCAAGCGGCTCTTTTTCGCAAAGGGACCATTTATTTTAGAAGTGGAAATTACGAAAAGGCCGCATCTTCCTTCCAGGAAGCTAACGATAGAAACCACGATAACGCCCTTGGTCGTAAAGCTGCCGCTTGGAAAAAAGAATCGTTGGATCAGATCGAAGACAATCTGAATTATCAAGACGGAGATAAGGCGAAAGCAAA